TCTTCATGACCCCCGATGGACAGGTGTTCATCCACGGCGAAGACCCCCACATGGATGGCACGAACGTCTTCGATGTGGCGGACGAGAACGGGACCAGGGTCGTCCAGCAGCTGCTCGCCGCCGGCGCGGCCGGGGGCGGTTTCGTGGAGTGGTGCTGGGACGACCCGCAGGATCCGGACGACGCCCGCTGCAAGGACAGCTACGCCCTTCAGTACCATTCCCAGGTGGCGGGAACGGATCTGGTCGTGGTCGGAGGGTACTACCAGGACCTGTCGGGCGCCGGGCAGCCGCTCCCTTCCGTCCCGCTTCCGGAGGTCACCGCCGCCGACGTGGTGGATCGGGAGAGCCTCAGGCAGTTCGTGCATGGCTCTCTCGACTGGCTGATCGAGCTCGTCGGGCAAGTCGGGTTCGAGCGCGCGACCGAATGGAAGGCCTTGATGCGGGAGGAGGGCGGCCCGTTCAAGTCCGGCCCGATCTATCTGTTCGTTCTCACTCCCGAGGGTTATGCGATCTTTCACGGCGCCGACCCCTGGCGTGAAGGCCGGACGGCTATCGACAACACGGACTCCCGGGGGAAGCCGTTCGTCAGGGAAGTCATCGCCGCCGCCCAGGGGGGCGGGGGGTTCGTCGAGTATTTCTGGGACGATCCGACGATACAGGGGGATGAGGATACGGGAACCCCCAAGGTGAGTTACGCTGTCTCCTTCAAGAGCGACCTCCCCATCTACCAGGGCGTCGAGTTCATCGTGGGTGCGGGTTTCTATCGGAACTTCTCCACCGCCGAGGCGGAGATGGCCGCGGCCGACTGGCTCAACCGGTTCGGCCGTTCGGTGGCGAGCCAGGCCATGGAGATGATCGGCAACCGCGTGTTGCAGGCGTCCGATGGACCCGATCAGGTGACGGTCGGCGGGCGCACGGTCGACCTCGCCGCGCTGCGAGGGCGGGGCGGTGTGTTCGGCGGTCTCAACGCCCTCGCGCCCGCAGCTTCCCGCACGGGCGGTATGGCGCCGACGTCGTTCCTCCCGACATCCGTGGGCGGACTCCTCGGCGAGACCTCCTTCCGGATCTCACCCGGGCAGGATGCGGGGGGCGGCGGCGACTATTCGCTCTGGGGCGCGGGAGAGTTGACGCGCTTCTCGGCCCGCGAGGGCGGTGGGTCCGGTCGCGGCGAAATCGTCACCGCCGCGCTTGGCGCCGACTACAGGCTCGGATCGGTACTCGCCGGGCTCGCCGTGTCCCACAGTCTGGGGTCGGGCGGATTCGATCTGGGACGGGCCGGGGATGATGACGCGGGCGATGTGTCGACAAACCTGACCAGCGCCTTCCCCTACGCACGGCTCGCACTCAGCGACCGCCTCTCCCTCTGGGGCGCACTCGGATACGGGTTCGGCCGCCTCGACATCTCCGGAAGCGGAGAACAGGAGCCCTCCAGCGACATCTCAATGCGCATGGTGGGACTGGGGGCGCAGGGTGACCTGATGGGGGCCGGTGATCCGGCCGACTTCAAGCTCTCGCTGCGGGCGGATGGCTTTGTCGCGCAGGTGAACTCCGAGGAGGTCGAGGGTCGGAGCGAACTCACGACCGACGTGAGTCGCGCGCGCGTGATGCTCGACGCCTCGAGGGGCTACACGCTCTCGTCGGGAGAGATGATCCAGCCGAACCTGCGGGTCGGCATGAGACGCGACGGGGGCGATGTGGACACCGGCTTCGGGATGGAGCTGGGGGGCGGTCTCGCCTTCCTCGACCTGGAGCGGGGTCTCACGATCTCCGTGCACGGGCGCAAGCTCGTGGCGCACGAACAGAGCCAATACGAGGAGTGGGGCCTCGGCGGATCCATCACCCTGAACCCGCAGGGAGCGGGACGGGGGCTGTCGCTCCGCGCGAGTCCTTCCTGGGGGTCGACGGCGAGCGGCCTGGCCCAGCTCTGGGCGCAGGGCGCGACCGGCCTGACGCCGAACGGGTACGGCTACGGTCTCGGCAGCCGCCGGCTGGATGCGGAGATCGGATACGGCGTTGACGCGCTGGCGGGCCGGGGCACCTTCACGCCGTACGCTAGACTGGTCCTGTCGGAGCAGCCGGGCGCGGGGCACTTCGGCGCGGGTCGGTCCCCGGGTCCGTTCGCGCTGATGCCGCTCCACGCATCGGGGCGGAGCCTGTATGGCTACCACATGGGCGGGCGTCTCAACGTCGGCTCGGGCCTCTGGCTCAACGTCGAGGGAGGCCGCAACGACTACGGCGCGGGTTCGGGTCCGGCGAACAGCGTGACCCTCAACCTCGCCATGAACTGGTAGGAGACGTGGTCAGGGGCCGGCCGCCCATCCCCGGGCGGCCGACCCCGCTGGTCGCCCGAGTCGTGAAGCCACCTACGGATTCCTACACCGCCCTGGACTCCCTCGCCGGGATCCGCTCCGGAATCCGCCGCTGCCTCGAACGAGCCGCCGACGCTGACCGGCTGGGCGTTTCCGCCCCCGACATCTCGGCGTGGAGCGTCCAGGATCACTTGGAGCACCTGCTGCTCTCCGACCGGATCGTGCTGGATTGGGTCGTAGAGGCGCTGGCCCGACCGAACCCGGCGACGAGGGAACAGTCCGCGCGTGAGATCGGCGTGACGCTCCTGGCGCACGGCTCGATCCCGCGCGGCCGGGGCCCGGCCCCCGACTTCACGCTGCCTGCTGGTCTGGAAGGCGCCGATCTTCGGGCGGGTTTCGAGGCGCTAAGCGGGCTCGCGACGGATCTCGAACCGCGACTGGCGGAACTGGACGCGTGCCGGCTCACGCTCCCGCATCACGTGCTCGGCCATTTCACGCCCGCCGAGTGGCTACGCTTCCTCCACCTCCACCACCGCCATCACGAAGCGATCATCCGCGATATCCTCGCCGCCTGACGGAAGAGCCCGTCGGTCACGCCTGGGCTCTTCCCGCGCGGACTCTGCGGATAGCGGCGGCACCCTCCAGCAGGAGCCAGATCTCGAGGATGAAGATCGCGGCTCCGATCACGAGCAGCAGCCACTGGTTCGTGCCGAAGAAGCGGTCGAGGTTGATGACCATCGCCCACGTCGTCATCAGCAGCAGGAAGCCCATCGGGATCATCGTCACCCAGAAGGGGCGCCCCTGCCGCATCAGGAAGAGCGACACGATGAGGAGCGTGAGGCCGGCCAGGAGCTGGTTCGTCGTGCCGAACAGCGGCCAGATCATCATGCCGCCGGCGCCGCGGTCCGCGGAGAGCGCCAGGACCGCGCAACTGATAACGGCGATCGCGGTCGCCACCCAGCGGTTCTGGATCGCCTTCACGTTGTACTCGACGCCGAGTTCGCTGATGATGTAGCGCTGCAGCCGGATGGCGGTATCCAGCGTCGTCGCCGCGAAGCTGATCACGACGACGGAGGCGAAGATCACCGCCACGCTCTCGGGGATCCCGATACCGGCCGCAAGCACGCCCACGCCGTTGACGAACGCGGTCGTGGCGCCGGCCGTTGCCGCCTCGAAGCTGCTGTAGTGCTCCTGCCAGAGGACAAGACCCTGCGCCGCCCCCACGTCCCGGCTGAGGTAGATCGCGAAGCCGGCCGTACACGCGATGATCGAGGTGAGGGCGAGCGTTCCCTCCCCGATCGCCCCGCCGTAGCCCACGTAGCGCGCGTCCGTCTCCTTCCCCAACTGCTTGGATGAGGTGCCCGAGGCGACGAGGCCGTGGAAGCCGCTGATCGCCCCGCAAGCGATCGTGATGAAGAGGAGCGGCAGCCAGCCCGGCGTGTCGGCGGGCAGTTCCGTGTTCACCGTGGGCGCCACGACCTCCGGGTTCACCACGAGCACGGCGAGGCTGATGATCCCGAGCGCGACGAAGAGCTGGTGCCCGTTCACGTAGTCGCGCGGCTGCAGGAGCAGCCACACGGGGAGGACCGAGGCGACGAAGGTGTAGGAGAAGAGGATAGCGATCCATCCCACGCGGCGCCCATCGGCCGCTGCCGCCTCTCCCGCCGCGGCCACATCGCCTTCCGCCGCGGCGAGTTGCGCCTCGGTCGGGCTGAAGCCGATGAAGTCGGGCAGCGTGAAGGGCATGTCCTGCCCGAACCAGATGAGCACGTACAGCGTTGCCAGCGCCCCCAGCGACGGAATGAGGATCCCCGTCCCCGTGCGGTAGATGAGGAAGCCGACGATGAGCGCGATGACGAGCGAGCCCCACACCGGAACCACGGCGCCGGGGTTCGCCATGAACAGGTTCGCGATGATCACGGCGAAGACCGCGTTCACCATCAGGAGCAGAAAAAAGATGATGAGGAGGAAGAGGACGCGGGCGCGCTGGCCGAGGATCGACTCCGTGAGCGTCCCGATCGACCGTCCCTTGTGGCGGGTCGAGATCCACAGCGCGCTGAAGTCGTGCACCGCCCCGGCGAAGACCGTCCCGAGCACGACCCACAGGAACGCGGGCAGCCAGCCCCAGATGACGGCGATCGCGGGTCCCACGATGGGCGCCGCCCCCGCCACCGACGTGAAGTGGTGCCCGAAGAGCACATGCTTGTTCGTCGGCACGTAGTCTACGCCGTCCTTGAACTCGTGCGCGGGCGTGACGAAGTCGGGGTCGAGCTTGAAGATCTTGCCGGCGATGAAGCGCGAGTAGATGAGAACTCCGGTCAGGAACGCCGAGAGACCAATCACCAGCAGGACGATCGCGCTCATCGTGTTACCTCCCAGCAGTCCGTTTCAGGCATCGACTAGCGTTCTACGGGAATCCGCCTCAGAGCGTCCACCCCCACCGGATCGGAGTCGAGGAGGGCGACGCGGAGGACGGGCCAATCTCCGAGAGACTGCGAGATCCTCGCAAGATAGGCGGCCTGACGTTCCCGCCGCGCGGCGAGGAACGGATCGTCGCCCGCGCCGGCGGCCGGCGCCGGGAGCACCTGGTTCACGACGATGGCCCCTACCGGGACGTCGTGTTTCGCGAGGGCCTCGACCGCCTTCTCCGTTTCCCAGATCGGCAGGCGCTCGGGAATCACGACGAAGACGAACGCGGTCCGCCGGCGGTCGGTCAGGATTCGCCGCGCCGCGCGGAAGCGGTCGCGCCGCGCCTCCAGCGCCCCGAGCAGAGGGTCGTTCTCCGGCGTCGGGACCTCCTCGGAGCCCGCGACGTTCTTCCACATCTGCGCCAAAGCACCGATCTTCTTGCGCCGCTGGATGAGTCCGCTGATCCACGTCGCCATCAACTCGGGGAGAGAGAGAAGCCGGAGCGTCTGTCCCGTCGGGGCGGTGTCGAAGACGACCCGGTCGTAGTCGCCGCCCTCGTCCTCGAGGATGCGGGTGAAACGGTCGAAGAGGGCAGACTCCGCGGCGCCGGGGGAGACGCGGGCGATGTCGATCTGCCGGTAGACCTCGCCCAGGAGGCGGGGCGGGGCCGCGGACGCGACGCGCTCCTTGACCGCGTCGATGTAGCGGTCGGCCTCGCGCTCCGGGTCCACCTCCATGGCCCAGCAGCCGTCGGCGACCCGCCGCGGCCGGTCTCCCAGCTCAGCCTGAAGCACGTCCGCGGTGGAGTGCGCCGGGTCCGTGGACACGAGGAGCGTCCGGTGCCCCCGCGCCGCCATGTCGAGCGCGGCGGCCGCCGCCATCGTGGTCTTCCCCACCCCACCCTTGCCGCCGAAGAAAAGGACGGGCCGGTCGGGGAACGGCAGCGGGGCCCGCGTACGCCCGCGCGGTGCCGCCCCGGACGGCGTCGCGGCCCGCCGCGAACCCTCGTTGCTCAGCAACAGCGGAAGCCGCCTTCGGGCCCGCGCTCCATTCCGACCCGGACGTGCCACTCGTGAAATTCCTCGATGAGCGACGGATACAGTTCGAGCATGTAGAACTGGACCGGGTTCGGCACGCCGAGGAGATCCGAGAACCCCATCAGCATGAACGCGTCGTGCTGCCGCAGGTACTCGCGGTGGATCGTCGCGCGGTAGGGGGCGATGTACAGCCCCTCGTACACCTCGCGCGCCTCCCGCAGCCAGCGGCGCCAGCGCGGTGTCGGCGTTGTCACAACCATGACGGGTCCTTTGATCCGGGTTCCGATTTGAGTCGCAAGACGGAAGAAGCGACTCCGAAATCGCACGGTGCAGCACTGCGCGTCAAGGCACGGCCGAAAAACGGTTTGGGATCGAGCTCAGCTTCCGTTACGGCCAGTGAGTCGGCGCTCTTCCCAGGCGCGGACGCGGGGGATCGCGGCGTCGAAGATGCGCTCGTAGTTGAGCCGTTCGACCTGAGCCCGGACCGCGGGGTCGAGGCGCTGCCACAGCGGCGCATACACCGCATGGTTACGCACATAGGCGTCCCAGTCGGTGGGCGCGACGGCGTCGGTGCCGAAGAGGAACCGCGTCGGGTGGCGTTCGATGAGCGCGGTCCAGGCCTTGAGGCTCGCCTCGTCGCGCACGACGTACTTCGCCACCTCGTCCCACGAGATGTCGAGAGCGATGTGGTCGTAGAGGGGGTCGGCGAGCATGCGGTCGAGCCCGGCGACATGCCCCTCAGCGGGGGCGATGAAGCGGCCGAGGCCGGTGTGCGCCCAGATGATCGTCGCGTCCGGGTGGTCGGCGAACAGCTCCAGCAACTCGGCGGCGAAGTCCGGCGGATCGCCCGGGCGAACGTTGTCGATGTCGCAGTGGAGGATGACGACGAGCCCGATCTCCGCGGCGGTGTCGAGGATGCGGTCCAGGGCGGGGTTGCGGAGGCTCGCCGCGTGGCCGGACACCTTCGACGACACGAACTCCTTGTGGATGCTGAACTCGCCGATGCCCGCGAACACGCCGGGGAAGGTGAGCAGGACGCGCTCGATGTGGTCCGCGGAGTACATGTCCGTCGGATTGAAGCCCGTGATCATCGGATCGACCCGGCCGCGCTCCGCCTCGGGCAGCGACAGGTACTCGCGGGCGATGACCGCGTCCACGAACGAGTAGTAGTACAGGTCCGCGTTCGACCGCAGGTAGTAGTCCGGTGCCCGGTCTCCCGACAGGAAGTAGTCCCACTTCTGCTGCAGCGGGATGCCGAACATGGCCACGCGTCCCACCCGCCCGTCCGTCATCTCCAAGAACTCCCGCGCCGCCGGGCCGCGCTGGACGTAGTTCAGGAGATGAAAGTGGGAATCGTTGAAGAGCACCGTCCCGGACGCCGTTTCCGCGGTCGTCGCCGCCATCGGGGCGCCCGTTTCGACGAAAGGCGTCGCGGGCGCGACGGGAGAGGGGGTGGCGGGCGCAGCGGACGGCGATGCGATCGCCGCCGACGGCATCGCTTCCGGACCGCGGCCCGTCGCGCAGGCGGCGAAGAGCGCCATCGCCAATACACCCGCCGCGGGGATCCGCCGGCGCGGTGTCACCAGGCTACCGCGGCGCTGTTGTTGCGGTTGTGGGATGCGGCGCGCAGCGCCCCCGTGTCGGGATCGCGCTGGATCGCGACCCACAACCCTTCGCCGCCGAAGCGGGCCTCCAGGGGGTAGATCTCCTCGTACGCGTACCCGGTCCCGTCGAGAACCTCCGGCGGGAACCTCCCGCCCGGCACACGGAACGTGAGGGCTCCGGTCGACGGGTCCGAGTTCGGCATGAAGAAATCGGGCGTATCGATCGCCTCGTCCACCGTCATCCTGAAGCGCATAAAATTCAGCAACCCCTGGAAGGTCCGGTGGTGGAGGCCGGATCCCATCGAGGCGAAGCCGAGCACGGGCCGCCCGTCGCGGAACAGGATTCCCGTCTGAGTGGGCGCCGGCAGCCGCGACCCCGGTTCGAGCCGGGCGATCTGCGCCTGCTGGAAGGAGGCGGGGTCGCCGATCGTGATCCCGTCCACGACGATCGCCGTCTTGCCCCACAGGACCGCGTTGATGCTGTGCGTGATCGCGGCGATGTTGCCTTCGCCGTCGATGGCAACCACGTCATCGGAGTGGCCGGGGCCGCGCGGCACCCAGGTGCCGAACGGCAGCCCGGCCTGCATGACGTTCCAGAGCCGGTCAGCGTGATCCGGCGTGACGCGCGCCTCCGGCGTGAACTCGCCGCCGACGATCGACGCGGCCACCTCTGGCGGTACGAAACCGAGCAGCGAGGCGCGGGTCACGTCGAGCGCGGTCCGCAGGGCCTCCGGCGATTCCGTCCAGTGGCCCGCGTCGAGCAGCCCGGAAGCCGCCGCGAG
This region of Candidatus Palauibacter polyketidifaciens genomic DNA includes:
- a CDS encoding DinB family protein, with protein sequence MKPPTDSYTALDSLAGIRSGIRRCLERAADADRLGVSAPDISAWSVQDHLEHLLLSDRIVLDWVVEALARPNPATREQSAREIGVTLLAHGSIPRGRGPAPDFTLPAGLEGADLRAGFEALSGLATDLEPRLAELDACRLTLPHHVLGHFTPAEWLRFLHLHHRHHEAIIRDILAA
- a CDS encoding TRC40/GET3/ArsA family transport-energizing ATPase, giving the protein MLSNEGSRRAATPSGAAPRGRTRAPLPFPDRPVLFFGGKGGVGKTTMAAAAALDMAARGHRTLLVSTDPAHSTADVLQAELGDRPRRVADGCWAMEVDPEREADRYIDAVKERVASAAPPRLLGEVYRQIDIARVSPGAAESALFDRFTRILEDEGGDYDRVVFDTAPTGQTLRLLSLPELMATWISGLIQRRKKIGALAQMWKNVAGSEEVPTPENDPLLGALEARRDRFRAARRILTDRRRTAFVFVVIPERLPIWETEKAVEALAKHDVPVGAIVVNQVLPAPAAGAGDDPFLAARRERQAAYLARISQSLGDWPVLRVALLDSDPVGVDALRRIPVER
- a CDS encoding amidohydrolase family protein gives rise to the protein MTPRRRIPAAGVLAMALFAACATGRGPEAMPSAAIASPSAAPATPSPVAPATPFVETGAPMAATTAETASGTVLFNDSHFHLLNYVQRGPAAREFLEMTDGRVGRVAMFGIPLQQKWDYFLSGDRAPDYYLRSNADLYYYSFVDAVIAREYLSLPEAERGRVDPMITGFNPTDMYSADHIERVLLTFPGVFAGIGEFSIHKEFVSSKVSGHAASLRNPALDRILDTAAEIGLVVILHCDIDNVRPGDPPDFAAELLELFADHPDATIIWAHTGLGRFIAPAEGHVAGLDRMLADPLYDHIALDISWDEVAKYVVRDEASLKAWTALIERHPTRFLFGTDAVAPTDWDAYVRNHAVYAPLWQRLDPAVRAQVERLNYERIFDAAIPRVRAWEERRLTGRNGS
- a CDS encoding cache domain-containing protein, encoding MRNRTSSVMLLALLGLAVVGLRARPASAQVPKVTAGEVVDRETLKGFVTWATAVSAAITDINEGSRLIQAVRTEGSDYNVGNMYLIFMTPDGQVFIHGEDPHMDGTNVFDVADENGTRVVQQLLAAGAAGGGFVEWCWDDPQDPDDARCKDSYALQYHSQVAGTDLVVVGGYYQDLSGAGQPLPSVPLPEVTAADVVDRESLRQFVHGSLDWLIELVGQVGFERATEWKALMREEGGPFKSGPIYLFVLTPEGYAIFHGADPWREGRTAIDNTDSRGKPFVREVIAAAQGGGGFVEYFWDDPTIQGDEDTGTPKVSYAVSFKSDLPIYQGVEFIVGAGFYRNFSTAEAEMAAADWLNRFGRSVASQAMEMIGNRVLQASDGPDQVTVGGRTVDLAALRGRGGVFGGLNALAPAASRTGGMAPTSFLPTSVGGLLGETSFRISPGQDAGGGGDYSLWGAGELTRFSAREGGGSGRGEIVTAALGADYRLGSVLAGLAVSHSLGSGGFDLGRAGDDDAGDVSTNLTSAFPYARLALSDRLSLWGALGYGFGRLDISGSGEQEPSSDISMRMVGLGAQGDLMGAGDPADFKLSLRADGFVAQVNSEEVEGRSELTTDVSRARVMLDASRGYTLSSGEMIQPNLRVGMRRDGGDVDTGFGMELGGGLAFLDLERGLTISVHGRKLVAHEQSQYEEWGLGGSITLNPQGAGRGLSLRASPSWGSTASGLAQLWAQGATGLTPNGYGYGLGSRRLDAEIGYGVDALAGRGTFTPYARLVLSEQPGAGHFGAGRSPGPFALMPLHASGRSLYGYHMGGRLNVGSGLWLNVEGGRNDYGAGSGPANSVTLNLAMNW
- a CDS encoding cory-CC-star protein gives rise to the protein MTTPTPRWRRWLREAREVYEGLYIAPYRATIHREYLRQHDAFMLMGFSDLLGVPNPVQFYMLELYPSLIEEFHEWHVRVGMERGPEGGFRCC
- a CDS encoding carbon starvation protein A encodes the protein MSAIVLLVIGLSAFLTGVLIYSRFIAGKIFKLDPDFVTPAHEFKDGVDYVPTNKHVLFGHHFTSVAGAAPIVGPAIAVIWGWLPAFLWVVLGTVFAGAVHDFSALWISTRHKGRSIGTLTESILGQRARVLFLLIIFFLLLMVNAVFAVIIANLFMANPGAVVPVWGSLVIALIVGFLIYRTGTGILIPSLGALATLYVLIWFGQDMPFTLPDFIGFSPTEAQLAAAEGDVAAAGEAAAADGRRVGWIAILFSYTFVASVLPVWLLLQPRDYVNGHQLFVALGIISLAVLVVNPEVVAPTVNTELPADTPGWLPLLFITIACGAISGFHGLVASGTSSKQLGKETDARYVGYGGAIGEGTLALTSIIACTAGFAIYLSRDVGAAQGLVLWQEHYSSFEAATAGATTAFVNGVGVLAAGIGIPESVAVIFASVVVISFAATTLDTAIRLQRYIISELGVEYNVKAIQNRWVATAIAVISCAVLALSADRGAGGMMIWPLFGTTNQLLAGLTLLIVSLFLMRQGRPFWVTMIPMGFLLLMTTWAMVINLDRFFGTNQWLLLVIGAAIFILEIWLLLEGAAAIRRVRAGRAQA